Proteins encoded by one window of Channa argus isolate prfri chromosome 13, Channa argus male v1.0, whole genome shotgun sequence:
- the LOC137139987 gene encoding uncharacterized protein isoform X1: MAEPRYQNLLLLGAIAAASAFVVTILIVLVCVGCQRKSKSKHPPAGEKGTSVNMQGTLRHPKLNSMSKSDTRLHEINRFPCNGNSVSKSRPASMDLLLLHSRRSQTDLRPSHGRQLPQIPTSPQGSSQGVGGETGGEGGGGGGETRDHTYTEVGLRNNPTPVHCLDDGLYESVGVRESDTSAKIPSTLPPTSANTPATVRVAQSPPAHPNGTRNGNGHGNGGKGNGRGNGTFNSPIAGRGNGATGVNRSPLSSVNSLAIQDTTAAEYASIRKFRKVDKTNRKENNGVDSQSDSQSSVSDSPSAAPPSVHRSQEFPRKQLEPFHLHSFPKEPVFIGNGEQYIWKPPEDDDIITLHPPPHRGENEQGHPSPPTAKEIADTYSIVCKTQKKKPPVENNGAKTLPRSFGGDRSNAASRSRGRGVQCQAHSQEEPCYEPVGDRSWSTCAVAESDPAYATIDSHRKREQGGTSNSTAGGNATLRRKKQTPQQQQPQQAAPVAPQSSGPTVLPVRGLPGGENFYETISDVKQGVNSSSTTTIFTFNDGMEMYVTGL, from the exons ATGGCTGAACCCCGCTACCAAAACCTCCTGCTCCTGGGAGCCATTGCAGCAGCATCTGCCTTTGTGGTCACCATCCTTATTGTCCTTGTCTGCGTTGGCTGCCAAAG GAAAAGCAAGAGCAAGCATCCCCCAGCTGGAGAGAAAGGGACATCAGTAAATATG CAGGGTACGCTTCGGCATCCCAAACTGAACTCCATGAGCAAATCTGACACCCGGCTGCATGAGATCAACCGCTTTCCATGTAATGGAAACT ctgttaGTAAGAGCCGTCCAGCCAGCATGGAcctcctgctcctccacagTCGGCGCTCTCAGACAGACCTGAGGCCGTCCCATGGGCGCCAGCTTCCCCAGATCCCCACCAGCCCCCAAGGATCTTCCCAGGGGGTAGGAGGGGAAACAGGAGgagaagggggaggaggagggggagagacTAGAGATCACACCTACACTGAGGTTGGCTTGCGCAACAACCCTACTCCTGTCCACTGCCTGGACGATGGCTTGTATGAAAGTGTAGGAGTCCGGGAAAGTGACACAAGCGCCAAGATACCCTCTACTCTGCCACCCACATCAGCCAATACTCCAGCTACAGTCAGAGTTGCCCAAAGCCCTCCAGCTCATCCCAATGGGACCCGTAATGGAAACGGGCACGGGAAT GGCGGCAAAGGGAATGGTAGAGGGAATGGCACCTTTAACAGTCCAATTGCAGGAAGAGGTAATGGGGCGACTGGGGTTAATAGGTCCCCTCTGTCTTCTGTTAACTCCCTGGCAATCCAAGATACAACTGCAGCTGAGTATGCATCTATACGAAAGTTCAGAAAG GTTGACAagacaaacaggaaagaaaataacGGGGTCGACAGCCAGTCAGACAGCCAATCGAGCGTGAGTGATTCaccctctgctgctcctccatcAGTACATCGGAGTCAGGAGTTTCCACGCAAGCAACTGGAGCCATTTCATCTGCACTCCTTCCCAAAG GAGCCCGTGTTCATAGGCAATGGAGAGCAATACATCTGGAAGCCTCCAGAAGACGACGACATCATCACTTTGCACCCCCCTCCACACCGCGGAGAGAACGAACAGGGGCATCCATCTCCCCCAACTGCAAAGGAG ATTGCTGACACCTACTCCATTGTGTGCAAAACCCAGAAGAAAAAACCACCTGTGGAAAACAACGGAGCAAAAACCCTCCCACGCTCTTTTGGTGGAGACAGAAGCAATGCGGCCTCCCGGAGCCGAGGCAGAGGAGTCCAGTGCCAGGCACATTCCCAGGAGGAACCCTGCTATGAGCCGGTAGGAGACAGGTCCTGGTCCACATGCGCAGTGGCTGAATCTGACCCTGCATATGCTACCATCGACTCCCACCGGAAACGTGAGCAGGGGGGAACCAGTAACAGCACAGCAGGTGGTAATGCCACCCTGCGTAGAAAGAAGCAGACGCCCCAGCAGCAGCAACCGCAGCAGGCGGCACCAGTAGCACCTCAGAGCTCAGGACCCACCGTCCTGCCTGTCAGAGGCCTGCCTGGTGGGGAGAATTTCTATGAGACCATCAGTGATGTTAAACAAGGGGTCAACagctccagcaccaccaccatctTCACTTTCAATGACGGCATGGAGATGTATGTCACTGGCCTGTAG
- the LOC137139987 gene encoding uncharacterized protein isoform X2, giving the protein MAEPRYQNLLLLGAIAAASAFVVTILIVLVCVGCQRKSKSKHPPAGEKGTSVNMGTLRHPKLNSMSKSDTRLHEINRFPCNGNSVSKSRPASMDLLLLHSRRSQTDLRPSHGRQLPQIPTSPQGSSQGVGGETGGEGGGGGGETRDHTYTEVGLRNNPTPVHCLDDGLYESVGVRESDTSAKIPSTLPPTSANTPATVRVAQSPPAHPNGTRNGNGHGNGGKGNGRGNGTFNSPIAGRGNGATGVNRSPLSSVNSLAIQDTTAAEYASIRKFRKVDKTNRKENNGVDSQSDSQSSVSDSPSAAPPSVHRSQEFPRKQLEPFHLHSFPKEPVFIGNGEQYIWKPPEDDDIITLHPPPHRGENEQGHPSPPTAKEIADTYSIVCKTQKKKPPVENNGAKTLPRSFGGDRSNAASRSRGRGVQCQAHSQEEPCYEPVGDRSWSTCAVAESDPAYATIDSHRKREQGGTSNSTAGGNATLRRKKQTPQQQQPQQAAPVAPQSSGPTVLPVRGLPGGENFYETISDVKQGVNSSSTTTIFTFNDGMEMYVTGL; this is encoded by the exons ATGGCTGAACCCCGCTACCAAAACCTCCTGCTCCTGGGAGCCATTGCAGCAGCATCTGCCTTTGTGGTCACCATCCTTATTGTCCTTGTCTGCGTTGGCTGCCAAAG GAAAAGCAAGAGCAAGCATCCCCCAGCTGGAGAGAAAGGGACATCAGTAAATATG GGTACGCTTCGGCATCCCAAACTGAACTCCATGAGCAAATCTGACACCCGGCTGCATGAGATCAACCGCTTTCCATGTAATGGAAACT ctgttaGTAAGAGCCGTCCAGCCAGCATGGAcctcctgctcctccacagTCGGCGCTCTCAGACAGACCTGAGGCCGTCCCATGGGCGCCAGCTTCCCCAGATCCCCACCAGCCCCCAAGGATCTTCCCAGGGGGTAGGAGGGGAAACAGGAGgagaagggggaggaggagggggagagacTAGAGATCACACCTACACTGAGGTTGGCTTGCGCAACAACCCTACTCCTGTCCACTGCCTGGACGATGGCTTGTATGAAAGTGTAGGAGTCCGGGAAAGTGACACAAGCGCCAAGATACCCTCTACTCTGCCACCCACATCAGCCAATACTCCAGCTACAGTCAGAGTTGCCCAAAGCCCTCCAGCTCATCCCAATGGGACCCGTAATGGAAACGGGCACGGGAAT GGCGGCAAAGGGAATGGTAGAGGGAATGGCACCTTTAACAGTCCAATTGCAGGAAGAGGTAATGGGGCGACTGGGGTTAATAGGTCCCCTCTGTCTTCTGTTAACTCCCTGGCAATCCAAGATACAACTGCAGCTGAGTATGCATCTATACGAAAGTTCAGAAAG GTTGACAagacaaacaggaaagaaaataacGGGGTCGACAGCCAGTCAGACAGCCAATCGAGCGTGAGTGATTCaccctctgctgctcctccatcAGTACATCGGAGTCAGGAGTTTCCACGCAAGCAACTGGAGCCATTTCATCTGCACTCCTTCCCAAAG GAGCCCGTGTTCATAGGCAATGGAGAGCAATACATCTGGAAGCCTCCAGAAGACGACGACATCATCACTTTGCACCCCCCTCCACACCGCGGAGAGAACGAACAGGGGCATCCATCTCCCCCAACTGCAAAGGAG ATTGCTGACACCTACTCCATTGTGTGCAAAACCCAGAAGAAAAAACCACCTGTGGAAAACAACGGAGCAAAAACCCTCCCACGCTCTTTTGGTGGAGACAGAAGCAATGCGGCCTCCCGGAGCCGAGGCAGAGGAGTCCAGTGCCAGGCACATTCCCAGGAGGAACCCTGCTATGAGCCGGTAGGAGACAGGTCCTGGTCCACATGCGCAGTGGCTGAATCTGACCCTGCATATGCTACCATCGACTCCCACCGGAAACGTGAGCAGGGGGGAACCAGTAACAGCACAGCAGGTGGTAATGCCACCCTGCGTAGAAAGAAGCAGACGCCCCAGCAGCAGCAACCGCAGCAGGCGGCACCAGTAGCACCTCAGAGCTCAGGACCCACCGTCCTGCCTGTCAGAGGCCTGCCTGGTGGGGAGAATTTCTATGAGACCATCAGTGATGTTAAACAAGGGGTCAACagctccagcaccaccaccatctTCACTTTCAATGACGGCATGGAGATGTATGTCACTGGCCTGTAG